agggtgccaagctagcaccttttgacttttcaaaagtttgaTAAATATGTTTTAACTCGTCTCtctcttcctctctctctctctctctctctctctctctctctctctctctctcttcattttacaTAGAATCTGACAAGAGACACCATAAAAGATCGgtccttgagctctctaatagcttcaaataatactaacatccccggtacgaaatcgagaagcgataacattagaacgatccctacgacgtaagtatcactatatcacctctctttttctttgtactttgagatttggaatgtatttaatagttaataaaaatttataatttctgtagttaagctttaaaatatcaagaaaagttgataaattcgtttcctaatagttaaacctcacgggacggtgatcggaagccgtgaatTCGAGTTATTTGATTTATAGTAGACTGTTTTGTGGGGTGTTTTATGTTGCTTTTgggctgctgatttatggagtttggaaggataaaaatggcgtggagaaatgccacatgtggtagggtagtaggctagtcgctcgtcgttgtagttgcaggctaattgataatttgttgattgggtgtattgtggtatatttgggagttttgttgtattgaaggtcccggattgtaattaggttggttttaagttgctgattgtattgtgtttgtatctcgcctatagtaggcttgagagagcagtaaaatcaggggaaatgctgcatgttttattttagaatcgagttatcatttgagatacgtaatatactaTCGCCATCTAAATTGTACACGTATTTCTTTGCTATAGGGTTGGCACTCTAATTGTCATAAGCTtattgttgagttgcattgacgacttgaggtatattaaggctatcccttctttatttttggcatgatccaaacgatacaaacgaaacgagcaaaatacacaactttcataaatgactctattcatagaaatactatgggtgtctatattcttgattccccacgtgaattattattatattctctgttcatgggtcccagaaaaatatgtatttgataaagtttgtccgaaaggaatataaattttatgatattcgagaaatcttattaacgtatttcttatgcatttcatgcatttatacatgtacattgacccatgactagaaggcgttatatacgcgtatattatatgtatatgggatatgggaaaaggttaaggcgttatatacgcaccaccacctgatcaactggtatatattgatgattttgtccacagtggccgagatgatatgatgggatgctctcagaggcatgatgatgttatgtacacctatacctatgcatgatatgacatttacacgcacgtgcatgatattataaatgtttcaggattcacaaagttatttagactcacaTGTGGAATTCTTTACcacatgtttcatctatgtcttttatgtactgatttttatgctttacatactcagtacataattcgtactgacgtcccttttgcctggggacgctgcgtttcatgcccgcaggtgcaggtagacagacTGACGGTcctccttcttaggatccttgatcagcgagagttggtgtgctcgaTTTGATCCAGAGCTGCTTTGAGTTTTGGTACGGTGTGTTTACATAtatatgggtacgacggggcccAGTCTCTTCCTTTATACaattgtacactctattagatgtctgtagacagtcatgtatagttatatagtatgtggccttgtcggctcgccctacagtatatatatatatatatatatatatatatatatatatatgtcttttgggcatgttttcccACGTAGGTTGTTCTTATGAATTAATAGTTTATTTCCAgacgttatgcatgacctacacttatttcatgtttatatcttagacgaatgcttatgggtgtttgataggtagaactcgggcactcgtcacgaCCTATCGGTTTGAGTCGTGACATTAACCAGTAAAACTatataccatgttggtatagttatatatcatattggtatcatatggtagtttgaacatttttttagttattttagctgcattttaagtaaattatattcttgaATTATTTATATGAATATGATTTGCAGTGTTGGGATTTTTTTGTACCGATGGACATagattatgtgtattatgtaatagtttatATAGTTATAGGCAATTATTGGAACGACCCCATACAACTATATACCGTGCTAGTATACGGAACGAGCAAGTTGTTTTgcgaatatttagcttgcaaCGCTAGCATGTAATATTTCATACTCTTATTGCATTCTTTAATGTTTTGGTACAATAGTATAGTCGCCgatagttgtagcaatattctagagcaatcatatattctgttggtatacatgtataccatattgatatcatatggtactagaagtcttttttgctacttatacttttattgcattttccaatattttattatcatttttattctaACTAGTAGATATGAAAATTTCGTTGATGTAGATTATGTTTTACTCCATAACTGGTTGTGTTACTGCTAATGGTAGAGTGTGTACTGATATTTGTAGGGAAAGAGATCACGGTTTGCATGGCAATCACGTGGAATTAGAAAAGGatcaagaaataaagaaaaaaaataaaaagaaaaaaataaaaatgagtcaaatttgagtgtgaaataagttatgataaaaataacaataatacgatctgggcaaaaataaatgaataaaagagaaaaaagaaaaaaataagaagaaaacgagaaaaaataaaaggagaaaagaatgaaaaaaggaaaaaaaaagaagcattgaaattaaaaagaattggagaaaaaagagaaaattcccCACAAAAACTATCATGGGTAGAAAATATAATTAGTTTGATTggtagaaaaataaatgggtAGATAAGagtaaatagttttatttttgtgggtAACTGTGTCATTCATCCATTTAAATAGTATTAGTGACCCTAAGAATGTGTTATGGCGAACCGGGAATGGCTTCCAAGTCTATAgtcttataaaaatatatagtaaTGCCGCATTCCCTACTTAGTTATCGTGAAATTTCTCAGGACTCTTCTCTATGAAGAATGCCTCCTCGTTCTTCGTCCATTCCCGTTCATTTGAGAAAGAACTTATTTCGAGCGTTCGGTCAGGCTTGCTTAGGTTAAATAAGCAACCGAAGCTAGTAGTGttgaattttaatatttaaaCTGGTCATTTTCAAATTTTCAGTAGTATAACTaagtgaaaatagcacgggctagccaattttcggactggtaattgaacAATAGCCatcgtttgcaaagtcattgaaaaatagccactattttgccgcaacacgaaaagttccagcataatatacttgagattggtgcacttgtgtatgaactttcagcatattatgctggaactccagcacacggaaagttccagcataatatattggagattggagcgcatgtgtatgaacttctagcatattatgctggaccaatatattatgctggagctccagtatattatgctggagctcCAGTATATTAtcctggaagttcacatgtaaaaaattcgaactccagtatatttggctggaatattttttgattttgaacaacattttcgttcagatttatcattacatgaaaaatagctaaatttcaattacatttgaaattgtggctatatttcaattaccacttgtaaatctgattATTTTTGAATATAATCCTATAACTAAATGGGCTATTTGTGCTAataattgtaaaaataattatcctcgaaaagaaaaaaaaaaagatgccgGGATCTAAGGTATTATCGTAATTAAACCCAAAACAGGTGGCAGACGTTGTCATCGCAGGTTATATATAATTAAGCTCATGACACTCCAGCGCTGCTTACTGAAACTAGGGTTTCTCATCCGCAGCTCCTCTTAACCATCGCCTCATCATCCCCTTCCCCAATTCCCCCAACGCAGTTCTAACCTTCCCTTCCCAAAATGGCTGTCGGGTATTTCTCTTTAACGCTCATATCATATTTCTGATTCATTTTTTTTCTGTTTAATTCTAATGCTATTTTGTTATTCCATTGTACAGCAAGAACAAGAGGATTTCCAAGGGAAAGAAGGGAGGAAAGAAGAAGGCGTAAGTAGCATTAACACCTTATTCATTGGTCCGTTTGTTGTGTTATGTGTAATGTGGGTAATACTTATgttgggtgtgtgtgtgtgtgtgattgtTGGACTGCAGGGCGGATCCGTACGCAAAGAAGGATTGGTATGATATTAAGGCACCATCAGTTTTTGATATCAAGAATGTTGGCAAAACCCTCGTTACTAGGACTCAGGGTACCAAGGTCTCTATCCCCCTCTCCCTTTTTGTCTGTGCTATGTTTTGTCCTTTACATTTCTTTCTAGCGCTTATTGATTTTGATATATCATTTGTTTTAAGTGCGTTTCGGTTATGTCTTTAGTTCTAAATTACAAGGATGACTAATTGATTAAAGTTATACTTAAATGACATTATAGTGAAGAAATGTTTGTTTGACTTGGTGTAGGAGAGAACTGTTGGTTATTGGTAGTTAGTGTTTGGCTGTTTGTTAAATTATACCTAAATACTCAAATCGAGGGCGTCATGTTGTGACAGTATTCACACTAATAAATATGTGGATGTGTTATGAGAAATTTGGTTGGAAAATTCTGTTGTGTCAATGCATCCTGAACTTTACTAGTAATTGGTGATTTGGAAATTAAAATCAATGTTGCTAGTCGGATAGGGTTGATTTCTCCTATAACTTCTCATAGAGACGTACATTTATCTTGCAATTAAGCAACAATTCAATAAGATTCTATGACTTTTATCTTTAAAACGGTGGGGGAACCATTTTTGTTGCGGCtgtctgttttcttttcttttcttttcttttcctgtcTGTGTGGATGATTACATATCTAGAGCATTGTTTTCTACTAACTTTATTCTGCTTCATGTTATTATTTGATCTACCTGCTTTTCTTGGGTCTATTTACTGTGCTGTGCTAAAAAAAGATTGAACTttgatttttcatcttttatATACTATGAAAACACAGTTGTAATTGCAATTTCAATAGAATAATTATGTCCTTATTTTCCCCTCAGATTGCTTCAGAGGGCCTAAAGCATAGAGTATTTGAAGTAAGTCTGGCTGATCTTCAAAAGGACGAGGATCAGGCTTTCAGGAAGATCAGGTTGAGAGCAGAGgatgtacaaggaaagaatgTCCTCACAAACTTCTGGGTAGGATGATTCTTTTAGACAATCATATGTTTGCATTTGCTGCTGTAGATTGAGTTCTAAATTCAAAGTAATTACAGGGAATGGATTTCACAACAGACAAGCTGAGGTCACTGGTTCGCAAATGGCAGACTCTGATTGAGGCCCATGTGGATGTCAAGACAACAGACAGCTATACCCTGAGGATGTTCTGCATTGCTTTTACAAAGAAACGCCCAAACCAGCAGAAACGTACCTGTTATGCTCAAAGCAGCCAGATCCGTCAGGTTGGTAGTATTTTCAACTTGGTGTTGTCTTATGCACATACATGCTTATGGTCGTCATCATATCTCGCAAGTTCTCACAACCATATCTTTAATGTTGTTTTAGATCCGTAGGAAGATGGTTGAGATCATGAGGAACCAAGCAAGTTCATGTGACCTGAAGGAGTTGGTTGCCAAATTCATCCCTGAATCAATTGGCAGAGAGATTGAGAAAGCAACTTCAAGCATCTTCCCCTTGCAAAATGTTTATATTCGAAAAGTCAAGATTCTCAAGGCCCCTAAGTTTGATATTGGCAAGCTGATGGAGGTATGTTATGTGTCTGTTCTTTGTCGTATTGATTTAAACAGGACGCATCCATAGTTTACTATGGAATTCATTATTGTATACCAGAAGCTATTTTGTTATTAATTTCGATTTACTCTTGTAGGTTCATGGTGATTATTCAGAAGATGTTGGCGTGAAGTTGGATCGGCCAGCTGATGAGACAGTAGCAGAGGCAGAACCCGAGGTTCCTGGAGCGTAGACTCGTTTCATCCTTCTGAAGTATGTGATCGAATATGGTGATAGTCTTTAGAGCCTCACATTGTTTAAGTTGAGTTTTGTTGTGACGATCTCAAAATTTTGCTTGTTCTTTGCCTATGTTTGATTTATACATTATCATAGACCAAGATATGGGTTTTGCAGCTATATATCTACTGCTAATTCTGCCCCCCTTTGTGTTTTTATCTCACTTTGAAACTTGCTGAGTCGTGCTATCTTTTATAGATTTTGACAGCTGCAAATTTTGGAGGACAGCAAATGATGTTTTTATGGACGAACTCTTTATTTCTTTAGAAAGTATTACTGGTCTTGATAATTAAGGTCTTAGATAAGTCGTAAAATCTATGCCTTATGATGTCAGTAATTCTACTGCCCAAAACGCTGTTCTATCATGTTTTGTTAACTAGTACTTGCCCCTCTAGGAAACATTTATTTTCGTACTGATTTTGTTGATCCATTGAACTATGCTTCTGTTAGTTCATTGTTAGACTCCCTTTTTGTGTTTAAGGACATGTGATATATACGGTAGCGGTGTGAAATAACTCTTTATCAAATTGagcttaaaatataaatatgtaattttttgattttgagaTTTTGCCGGTTAGTTAGATGTTCATATAAATTCACCATTTTAAGGTGGCTAGATAGTTTTCATTCTGCTTGCTTCCTTTTCCTTGCAGACCCAGGGACAATTAAGAACTTGCGATCAATAGTACTCCGTGCAGTAGAAACTTGTTATACCCCTCAAACCAGTCTAAATTATACAATTTTTGTCAATTTTCCTACCTAAACTATGTCCTGTTCTCGAAAATCCTattagtcgtgatgacacctaacccaacccccTAGGTAAGCccactttcaattatccaattccaataataattattaaagtaattttagtgaataaagatcttaatcttattcAATCCTCAAGAATTTGTAGtgcaaatcatgagcttttaagaatagagtatataaatcagaaatgaaataaatacatagtctatttgaataatacacaaacagagcttttataaatctaagactaccctgaacaagaggcagctacaataggaacgtaggtacatcttcaagtcccgcaaccatcgagcacagaaacaacagccaacatctgcacgctaTGTGCacaagtgtagtatcagtacaaccaaccccatgtattgagtaagtaacaaacctagccgtaggttgaaagtagtgacgagtttctATCAAGGGCGGGTccataaccaatagtccacaacagtccataataacataaaatcaaataataccagaagtaactcagggataaaatactcagccaaatcatgatttcaaaaataatagttctttctttctaatacatcagtgaaaacccaaatcgtttgccgaagttgccaaaaatataaatagtttgaaaacaataaatttctcccaaaattttttcaataataaataagatgtttcattttccttccggataacccgtgtaaaacaaatgcatcactatgcccatctgtaaaaatatgtgagaaatcatgaatgatgtgatgttgtacaacatgagaaaaatacatctctatgcctgtatgtcatgtgtgcatgccaatgcgatgcaactcagtgataaaatcataaacagcccctcgggcagaacatcactcatatacagcccctcgggcaaacctcacagtcactcgtgccactcgggcatacctaacaatcactcttgccactcgggcatacctcacaatcactcatgccttccggtcactcagcactcgacaatcggcactcgcactcagtaggtacctgcgttcactgggggtgtgtacagactccggaggggctcattcagcccaagcgctataatctgcactgacaactcacgtgctataataataaagtatgctgcatgcgggcagccccgatccacactcatcatCACAATCATGCCCGcgacctcactcagtcaccaatctctccagtctctcgggctcacaatgtcatgaaaaatagcccaaaaatgatgatatgatgtatcaataaataacaacagagactgagatatgatatgcaatgaaatgaatatgactgagtgtgaattttcaatttaacacaataattcacagcaatatgacctatgtgggtcccaataatactggcacatagcctcaacatgatttttaatatgattctcagcttaatttcttcaacacacaaaactacatagaaaatgccaagattaattgactacaaaatttcacgCAAACAATTACGTCACagtttctatagtgcacgcccatacgcccgttacctagcatgtgcgtcacctcccaaaaattccacataatacatatattcggggttcataccctcagctccaagattagaagagttacttaccgcGAACAagtccaatgtcgagcaagctaagcaatgctccaacAATTCCactatgcgc
This DNA window, taken from Nicotiana tabacum cultivar K326 chromosome 4, ASM71507v2, whole genome shotgun sequence, encodes the following:
- the LOC107809802 gene encoding small ribosomal subunit protein eS1-like, yielding MAVGKNKRISKGKKGGKKKAADPYAKKDWYDIKAPSVFDIKNVGKTLVTRTQGTKIASEGLKHRVFEVSLADLQKDEDQAFRKIRLRAEDVQGKNVLTNFWGMDFTTDKLRSLVRKWQTLIEAHVDVKTTDSYTLRMFCIAFTKKRPNQQKRTCYAQSSQIRQIRRKMVEIMRNQASSCDLKELVAKFIPESIGREIEKATSSIFPLQNVYIRKVKILKAPKFDIGKLMEVHGDYSEDVGVKLDRPADETVAEAEPEVPGA